The following are encoded in a window of Salinibacter ruber DSM 13855 genomic DNA:
- a CDS encoding coproporphyrinogen III oxidase, with amino-acid sequence MAGLYVHVPFRAAPRPYDDAYTVVSPTPDASALAAALAREIDRHANSLLEGVPIRSFYVGGGRPSLCRPGALRPLVRALGRVVEPTALDEVTVELHPADASSGYLSHLRRLGVTRLSIEGLSFVGEDLTAVGAPHSADDLARSIRRVRRAGFRQFSVDLVFGGAGQSRAGWKASLHRAVSLGVPHLTLHELDTGDAEKRADQLAFALTFLRAKGYVPYELTHFARPGHRSLHQEHVYAHGSILGLGPGAESFWAPDLPPSPAARRWSNVADLTAYVEGLQADAPPVAHDETLSTSALAREYMLLRLRTQAGLDLNALADRYDLRLRDRKADTLRRLRRRGLIHEDPDRVALTDRGRLLTDAITRRLLRELGPA; translated from the coding sequence GTGGCTGGCCTCTACGTTCACGTGCCGTTCCGGGCAGCCCCCCGGCCCTACGACGACGCGTACACCGTCGTCAGCCCGACACCCGATGCTTCTGCCCTGGCAGCTGCGCTCGCCCGCGAGATCGACCGGCACGCCAACTCGCTTCTGGAAGGCGTGCCGATCCGGAGTTTTTACGTGGGCGGGGGCCGCCCCTCGCTCTGCCGCCCCGGGGCCCTGCGCCCCCTCGTTCGGGCGCTCGGTCGAGTCGTGGAGCCGACGGCGCTCGACGAGGTGACCGTGGAGCTGCACCCGGCCGACGCCTCCTCGGGGTATCTGTCTCACCTTCGCCGCCTGGGCGTTACGCGGTTGAGCATCGAAGGGCTGTCGTTCGTCGGGGAGGACCTGACCGCTGTGGGGGCCCCCCACAGTGCCGACGACCTCGCCCGCAGCATTCGGCGGGTGCGTCGGGCCGGATTCCGGCAGTTTTCCGTGGATCTCGTGTTCGGCGGCGCGGGCCAGTCGCGAGCCGGCTGGAAGGCAAGCCTGCACCGGGCCGTCTCGCTGGGCGTCCCGCACCTCACGCTCCACGAGCTGGACACGGGCGACGCGGAGAAGCGCGCCGACCAGTTGGCCTTCGCCCTCACCTTTCTCCGGGCCAAGGGCTACGTCCCCTACGAGCTGACCCACTTCGCCCGGCCGGGTCACCGGTCCCTCCACCAGGAGCACGTCTACGCCCACGGGTCCATCCTGGGGCTCGGCCCCGGCGCGGAGAGCTTCTGGGCGCCCGATCTTCCCCCGTCTCCGGCAGCACGGCGGTGGTCGAACGTCGCGGACCTGACGGCGTACGTGGAGGGACTTCAGGCCGACGCCCCCCCTGTGGCCCACGACGAGACGCTGTCGACATCGGCCCTCGCCCGCGAGTACATGCTCCTCCGTCTCCGCACCCAGGCGGGGCTGGACCTGAACGCCCTGGCCGACCGGTACGACCTTCGGCTCCGGGACCGGAAGGCCGACACGCTTCGCCGCCTCCGGCGACGCGG